The following are encoded in a window of Colletotrichum lupini chromosome 3, complete sequence genomic DNA:
- a CDS encoding mRNA 3'-end-processing protein RNA14 — translation MPTFFGAPIIAMDPEVPQNDQQFEGASWGEDGYEETNDIQHSDEQSQDPAFPLEQAANGDSEDAGEYDPESVAITSVPETAEPNPPAESTPTPTASTSIKSKSGKPKTQGGFLVGDSDDEEEDAPTPASNAVPAVPATQTPIAQNPPFPSASTPVQGQVSATPEQASQGVPVRAPSAASSTAQAPPPPAVQSVSSRDPNDTFGILEDRVQEDPRGDMDAWLALFAEHRRYDQLDELRAAYERFLQVFPQAADIWADWAQLELDSNRFQDAEALFSRSLVNVPNVKLWTVYLNYIRRRYDLNNDPNGESRRILSMSYDFVIASVGIDRDSGQLWKDYIQFIKSGPGQVGGSGWQDQQKMDQLRKAYHRAITVPMFALTDLWKDYDQFEMSLNKTTGRQFIQKRSPAYMTAKAANSQLDRLIPRLSRTSLPRLPPAPGFHGDQEFMEQVDIWKKWIQWEKEDPLVLLDEEPEAYKTRVLYCYRQALMALRFWPEMWVDAAEWCFANNIAKDGKELGLSFLTDGIEANPESVLLALRHGDRVETTYPAGDDDASKAARAKAIREPYSLVLDTLYAMSKKLKEREEKEVRKIEEASAQDPNIKDSIERNDDDIDGDNQPGELGREERINAVKQGFSVQTDMLKRTISFVWIALCRAARRTQGKGNTTSGLRQVFIEARGRGQLTSDVYIAVAKMEALIYNDPAGGKIFDRGAKLFPEDASFMLEYLKFLHSKGDTTNARVVFETCVNRLTQKEDRKDQAKQLYSYFHKYESQFGELSSIAELEKRMSELWPADPRLSHFANRFSVDTFDPIAYRLIISPAVQLRPKMLIPTIEQPTSVRQSPMALPVRQTASPGPQYMGVTNSPKRPFAGDDYEELNRPRKLARGESPLKGAAGRRLDQQRRNQGAPLSRDITFLLSILPPAHSYAHSPNAFRLSAPNLVGLIRDTPVPDYSAWKTQQELGARQNNGMQPPSHSRQASGDYAGYGNGGRNSPQRALSPYEGSGRRLASSGYRSSPLRPGSSGGHVDASAYRQDVPQQGQIPSAASFDASASWAPASYSQAPAQQYGKYQY, via the exons ATGCCGAC ATTCTTTGGAGCGCCCATCATCGCAATGGATCCCGAAGTCCCGCAGAACGACCAACAATTCGAGGGTGCGTCTTGGGGAGAAGATGGATATGAAGAAACAAATGATATACAGCATAGCGACGAACAAAGTCAAGATCCTGCCTTCCCACTTGAACAAGCTGCGAATGGTGACTCAGAAGATGCTGGCGAATATGACCCAGAGTCGGTCGCGATAACTTCAGTTCCAGAGACCGCAGAGCCCAATCCCCCCGCCGAATCAACCCCAACTCCTACCGCTTCCACATCCATCAAGTCGAAATCAGGCAAACCCAAAACACAGGGAGGTTTCCTAGTGGGAGACTCCGATGACGAGGAGGAAGATGCGCCTACTCCAGCATCGAACGCTGTTCCTGCTGTTCCTGCCACGCAGACTCCCATTGCACAAAACCCTCCTTTCCCTTCTGCATCTACTCCTGTCCAAGGCCAAGTGAGCGCCACTCCAGAGCAGGCGAGCCAGGGTGTCCCCGTGCGAGCGCCAAGTGCGGCATCGAGTACGGCGCAGGCGCCACCCCCTCCAGCAGTGCAGTCTGTTTCCAGCAGAGACCCGAACGATACTTTTGGCATCTTGGAGGACCGCGTGCAGGAGGATCCAAGAGGGGATATGGATGCGTGGCTCGCATTGTTCGCCGAGCATCGACGCTATGACCAGTTGGATGAGTTGCGCGCTGCCTATGAGCGATTCCTCCAGGTTTTCCCCCAGGCT GCCGATATCTGGGCCGACTGGGCACAGCTCGAGTTGGACTCCAACCGCTTCCAGGACGCCGAAGCGCTTTTCAGCAGGTCCTTGGTCAATGTGCCCAATGTTAAGCTTTGGACCGTATACCTCAACTACATCCGCAGACGATACGATTTAAACAACGATCCCAACGGGGAGTCTCGCCGAATCTTGAGCATGTCCTACGATTTTGTGATTGCTTCTGTTGGCATTGATCGTGACTCGGGTCAACTGTGGAAGGACTACATCCAGTTTATCAAGAGTGGCCCAGGCCAGGTTGGAGGCAGCGGCTGGCAGGATCAGCAGAAGATGGACCAGTTGCGCAAGGCCTACCATCGCGCCATCACAGTTCCCATGTTTGCGCTTACAGACCTGTGGAAGGACTACGACCAGTTCGAAATGAGCCTGAACAAAACGACT GGCCGCCAATTCATCCAGAAACGCTCGCCTGCCTACATGACAGCCAAGGCAGCAAATTCTCAGCTTGATCGCTTGATTCCCAGGCTCTCGCGAACTTCGCTTCCTCGCCTGCCTCCTGCACCCGGCTTCCATGGTGACCAGGAATTCATGGAGCAGGTTGATATCTGGAAGAAGTGGATTCAGTGGGAGAAGGAGGATCCGTTGGTTCTCCTGGACGAAGAGCCTGAAGCCTACAAAACTCGCGTGCTGTATTGCTATAGGCAAGCGTTGATGGCTCTTCGTTTCTGGCCCGAGATGTGGGTGGACGCAGCAGAGTGGTGCTTTGCCAACAACATTGCAAAAGATGGCAAGGAGCTGGGCCTGTCTTTTCTGACAGACGGCATCGAGGCCAATCCCGAAAGTGTATTGCTTGCGCTTAGACATGGAGACCGTGTGGAAACGACCTACCCGGCCGGAGACGATGATGCTAGCAAGGCTGCCCGCGCCAAGGCAATCAGGGAGCCCTACAGCCTCGTTCTCGACACTTTGTACGCCATGTCCAAGAAGCTCAAGGAGCGGGAGGAAAAAGAGGTTCGTAAGATCGAAGAAGCTTCGGCCCAGGACCCGAACATCAAGGACTCAATCGAGCGGAACGATGACGATATCGATGGCGACAATCAGCCCGGTGAACTTGGAAGGGAAGAGCGCATCAACGCCGTGAAGCAGGGATTCTCGGTACAGACAGATATGCTCAAGCGCACTATTTCGTTCGTGTGGATTGCGCTTTGTCGGGCTGCTAGGAGGACACAAGGCAAGGGCAATACGACTTCGGGTCTTCGTCAAGTCTTTATCGAGGCCCGAGGTCGTGGCCAGCTCACCAGCGATGTCTATATCGCCGTTGCGAAGATGGAAGCTCTCATCTACAACGACCCAGCCGGCGGTAAGATCTTTGACCGCGGTGCGAAGCTTTTCCCCGAGGATGCTAGCTTCATGCTCGAGTACCTCAAGTTCTTGCACTCCAAGGGTGACACAACAA ATGCCCGTGTTGTCTTCGAGACATGCGTCAACCGCCTCACACAGAAAGAAGATAGGAAGGACCAGGCGAAGCAACTCTACTCATACTTCCACAAGTACGAATCGCAATTTGGAGAGCTCTCCTCCATTGCTGAGCTGGAGAAGCGCATGTCGGAACTCTGGCCCGCTGATCCCAGACTTTCACACTTTGCAAACCGTTTCTCAGTAGACACATTCGACCCCATAGCCTACCGCCTTATCATCTCGCCGGCTGTTCAACTGCGGCCAAAGATGCTGATTCCGACCATCGAGCAGCCGACCTCAGTTCGGCAATCCCCAATGGCCTTGCCGGTTCGTCAGACGGCCAGCCCGGGCCCACAGTACATGGGCGTTACAAACTCTCCAAAGAGACCCTTTGCAGGCGACGATTATGAAGAGCTCAACAGGCCACGAAAGCTCGCCAGGGGAGAATCCCCTCTTAAGGGTGCCGCGGGCCGTCGTCTTGACCAGCAAAGACGCAACCAAGGAGCGCCCCTTTCCCGAGACATCACTTTCCTCTTGAGTATCCTACCACCGGCTCACTCTTATGCTCACTCGCCCAACGCATTCCGCTTGAGCGCTCCTAATCTCGTTGGCCTGATTCGCGACACCCCTGTGCCTGATTACAGCGCATGGAAAACCCAACAAGAGCTCGGCGCTCGACAAAACAACGGTATGCAACCCCCTTCCCACAGCCGACAGGCATCTGGTGACTACGCTGGGTACGGAAATGGTGGACGAAACTCCCCCCAGAGAGCCCTCAGTCCATACGAAGGATCGGGTAGGCGCCTGGCATCATCCGGATACAGGAGCTCTCCCCTCCGACCTGGCTCCAGTGGCGGACATGTCGACGCTTCTGCATACCGACAGGACGTGCCTCAGCAGGGGCAGATTCCATCAGCGGCTTCGTTTGACGCGAGCGCTTCTTGGGCACCTGCTAGCTACAGCCAAGCACCAGCACAGCAATATGGCAAATATCAGTATTGA
- a CDS encoding piwi domain-containing protein, translating into MSSGSPSRGGPASPARSRSGSQPKHGFGPSMGFDPAKPEGGGPSKDHVNSRIDPPPESYLNAGETPFIRRPGYNTSGKVINLEVNQFRVKQWNDRMTIYQYDVSISPVPLKYNVVFKKVWDSPPVQTMLAKYKTLWLNDGRKLAWSSVPINRGEERLKVDLDEGKPVRPNAKPRDNSFFFVMKETKKINLAALEAYLTGKMDWDSTVLECMNFLDHLVRQFPSENLLSIKRNFYNERNPQTMDLGPCLQVVKGVYSSVRMNQSVIDKFGRGLGLNVDVANTAFWKGDKLLHLFVRDFLGTCDRRWQGLSPPDIAKILKPVRQQDKNGKAVLTMSDAFKHLRKLAKLRFCPKHRGKENWDKSYTIKGFAFNPTYGDSGATTDSIVFTNNGEEMNITKYFEKTYGYKVLFRDWPVVETAKAGFFPMEVCVVAAMQRYNYKLDPDQTSAMIKAAVTRPTQRKADIIKAKNQLAWKEDPYLCQYGVIFEDQMAKTVGSLLEPPKIQYANNVVSPVFSGRWDLRGKKFWVPNRAPLASWGIVILENSTNKASAQAFAQTFKQTYTGHGGKITKDAVVIDSEARNNNVAEAIARAYAQVKAKTNAVPQLLFCILRFNNVGSYERIKKSADCRFGLLTQCVLSRHVDKNQAQYHSNVAMKVNAKLGGVTCRIPHPSGPSNKNPPFFKEVTMMIGVDVSHATPGIDAPSMAAMTMSMDADATFYSAAVETNGYRVEMLSPVSARTFLGRLMPTWHKRMGHPAPPPHIVYFRDGVSEGQYSQVLEYEVGTMKNIIKNIYPTAKQPKWTVIVATKRHHIRFFPQNGDKNGNPLPGTVLEKEVCHPFWWDFYMCSHVAIQGTARPVHYTVLVDEAKMGTNDLQRMIYGQCYQYARSTTPVSLHPAIYYADLACGRARAHENIATSQGFRSGPKATEMADDYGSRGLSMFEGERPTESLPLLPLGGSGPDSDPQASDMFKNTMWYI; encoded by the exons ATGTCTTCCGGTTCCCCTAGCCGTGGTGGTCCTGCCAGCCCTGCCAGATCCCGCTCGGGATCTCAGCCTAAGCATGGCTTCGGACCTTCCATGGGGTTCGACCCAGCGAAGCCCGAGGGCGGTGGTCCCAGCAAGGATCACGTCAACTCTCGTATCGACCCGCCCCCGGAGTCGTACCTAAATGCCGGGGAGACTCCCTTCATTCGCAGACCCGGTTACAATACCTCTGGCAAGGTTATCAACTTGGAGGTCAACCAGTTCCGCGTGAAGCAGTGGAACGACAGGATGACCATCTATCAGTACGATGTGTCGATCTCGCCCGTGCCCCTGAAGTACAACGTGGTGTTCAAGAAGGTTTGGGACTCTCCGCCTGTCCAAACCATGCTGGCGAAGTACAAGACCCTCTGGTTGAACGATGGCCGCAAGTTGGCTTG GTCGTCGGTTCCTATCAACCGTGGCGAGGAGCGCTTGAAGGTTGACCTTGACGAGGGCAAGCCCGTTCGTCCCAATGCAAAGCCGCGCGACAattccttcttcttcgtcaTGAAGGAGACGAAGAAGATCAACCTGGCGGCTCTTGAGGCATACCTCACCGGCAAGATGGACTGGGACAGCACTGTTCTGGAGTGCATGAACTTCCTCGACCACCTAGTCCGCCAATTCCCTAGCGAAAATCTTCTCTCGATCAAGCGCAATTTCTACAACGAGCGCAATCCGCAGACCATGGATCTTGGCCCCTGCTTGCAGGTCGTCAAGGGTGTCTACTCGTCGGTCCGGATGAACCAATCGGTTATTGACAAGTTTGGTCGAGGGCTCGGCCTGAATGTCGACGTTGCCAACACGGCATTCTGGAAGGGAGACAAGCTGTTGCATCTCTTCGTCAGGGACTTTCTGGGTACCTGCGATCGCAGATGGCAGGGCTTGAGCCCGCCGGACATCGCCAAGATCTTGAAGCCAGTGCGCCAGCAGGACAAGAACGGCAAGGCGGTACTCACGATGTCTGATGCTTTTAAGCACCTGAGGAAGCTGGCGAAGCTTCGATTCTGCCCCAAGCACCGCGGCAAGGAGAACTGGGACAAGTCCTATACCATCAAGGGGTTCGCATTCAACCCAACCTACGGTGACAGCGGTGCTACTACTGACAGTATCGTCTTCACGAACAACGGCGAGGAAATGAACATTACGAAGTACTTCGAGAAGACCTACGGTTACAAGGTTCTGTTCCGTGACTGGCCCGTTGTCGAGACCGCAAAGGCGGGCTTCTTCCCCATGGAGGTTTGTGTGGTCGCTGCTATGCAGCGCTACAATTACAAGCTTGACCCTGATCAGACCTCGGCAATGATCAAGGCTGCTGTCACTCGTCCCACCCAGCGCAAGGCGGACATCATCAAGGCGAAGAACCAGTTGGCATGGAAGGAGGACCCTTATCTCTGCCAGTACGGTGTTATCTTCGAGGACCAGATGGCTAAAACTGTGGGCAGCCTGCTTGAGCCCCCGAAGATTCAGTACGCCAACAATGTGGTCAGCCCCGTCTTCTCTGGTCGCTGGGACTTACGCGGCAAGAAGTTTTGGGTTCCCAACCGTGCTCCTTTAGCATCCTGGGGTATCGTGATTCTCGAGAACTCAACTAACAAAGCCAGTGCTCAGGCCTTTGCACAGACATTCAAGCAGACTTACACTGGCCATGGAGGCAAGATTACTAAAGATGCCGTCGTGATTGACAGCGAGGCCCGTAACAACAATGTTGCTGAAGCAATTGCTAGGGCATATGCCCAGGTCAAGGCGAAGACTAATGCTGTTCCGCAGCTGCTCTTCTGCATCTTACGGTTCAATAACGTTGGCTCTTACGAGCGAATCAAGAAGTCCGCCGATTGTCGATTCGGCTTGCTTACTCAGTGCGTTCTTTCACGCCACGTTGACAAGAACCAGGCCCAGTACCATTCCAATGTGGCTATGAAGGTCAACGCGAAGCTTGGAGGCGTTACCTGCCGTATCCCTCACCCGTCCGGTCCTTCTAACAAGAACCCTCCTTTCTTTAAGGAAGTTACTATGATGATTGGAGTGGACGTTTCCCACGCAACTCCTGGAATCGACGCTCCCTCGATGGCAGCGATGACCATGTCGATGGATGCTGACGCCACTTTCTACTCGGCTGCTGTTGAGACCAACGGTTACCGCGTTGAGATGCTCTCTCCAGTCAGTGCCCGCACTTTCCTTGGTCGTCTCATGCCCACCTGGCACAAGCGTATGGGCCACCCTGCGCCTCCTCCCCACATTGTCTACTTCCGTGACGGTGTCTCTGAGGGCCAGTACTCACAGGTGTTGGAGTACGAGGTGGGAACGATGAAGAACATCATCAAGAACATCTACCCCACCGCCAAGCAGCCCAAGTGGACGGTCATTGTGGCTACAAAGCGCCATCATATTCGATTCTTCCCTCAGAATGGAGACAAGAACGGCAACCCTCTTCCCGGAACTGTCCTTGAGAAGGAGGTCTGCCACCCTTTCTGGTGGGACTTCTACATGTGCTCGCACGTGGCCATTCAGGGAACTGCTCGCCCTGTACACTACACCGTTCTGGTGGACGAGGCGAAGATGGGCACGAATGATCTTCAGCGCATGATCTATGGCCAGTGCTACCAGTACGCTCGCTCGACGACTCCTGTCTCCCTTCACCCGGCGATCTACTACGCTGATCTCGCCTGTGGTCGTGCTCGCGCGCACGAGAACATTGCTACCTCTCAGGGCTTCCGCTCCGGCCCCAAGGCGACGGAAATGGCTGACGATTACGGCTCCCGCGGTCTTAGCATGTTCGAGGGCGAGCGTCCCACCGAGTCCCTTCCCCTGCTGCCTCTTGGTGGCAGTGGCCCTGACTCTGACCCCCAGGCATCTGACATGTTCAAGAACACCATGTGGTACATCTGA
- a CDS encoding capsule biosynthesis phosphatase translates to MAPQIKAAANGAAANGDVNHEPINVIIPIGGIGSRFAKEGYRYPKPLINIVGRPMLLWLIDNLSLKPGDTLWMAINEEVDDEFRIGQLVSKTFSKIDFRLLRLRHQTKGASETLYIVTQSMTKKHLERKTVSLDCDTIYWADVLQDIRNMPKGHGGCFYFPDVGDKPIFSYIKTEPKDGLERIVDIQEKKAISNKANTGAYVFPSAGQLKSWAAQNLDMKRPDGSEVGEYYTSQMIALMIQNGVPYLGMPVSTKDFSVVGTPEQLKDLLKLLKTDTSNLPIKLKKRRFCFDLDMTLVGVPAVAGDYSTCPPIEKNIRLVQQLYNAGHYIIIQTARRMRTHHGNLGSVLADVGPVTFAQLAKYEIPYHDIHFGKPYADVYVDDLAVNANLDTMREIGWLLDEQDPAALIGQDAATGDDAKKAGMIAARDFNTIQIIGDKVIKSSKSENILGELFFYSHMPAEIAQVFPTVYNVDYIPDTTTYNITMENRRGLTFSHLLVGRSITKGRLISLLKALHTVHTTGSTDKATLNIPSALEKKFEEHSLARANNRVNIYANYGSKLRSRYYKDQHKYDALGPLAASLFARINEFLDTYEAEEKGVHAQVIHGDPVFSNAILSKDEKLVSFIDVRCQLENTLTPEGDIHYDLGKVLQSLCGYDHILFMSANNYDLRDALDSDKPLLDEADSDLLESLQEHFFTFLEETYSVRLHRKTLFRITASLFFSLIPLHRPELGAVFLRMCKETLDKASNINYGPGARSTSGLTLSRRASSNFGSDEKAREMPIASGKGENLSIPSVTVTAK, encoded by the exons ATGGCCCCTCAGATCAAGGCAGCTGCCAACGGCGCTGCTGCGAATGGCGACGTCAACCACGAGCCCATCAATGTGATTATTCCCATTGGCGGCATTGGCTCCCGCTTCGCAAAGGAAGGTTACCGCTACCCGAAGCCCCTGATCAACATCGTCGGCCGACCTATGCTGCTATGGCTGATTGACAACCTGAGCCTCAAGCCTGGCGACACCTTGTGGATGGCCATCAACGAGGAGGTCGACGACGAGTTCAGAATTGGCCAGCTCGTGAGCAAGACGTTTTCCAAGATCGACTTCAGACTCCTGCGCTTGCGCCACCAGACCAAGGGTGCCAGCGAGACG CTCTACATCGTCACCCAGAGCATGACCAAGAAGCACCTCGAGCGCAAGACTGTCTCTCTCGACTGCGACACCATCTACTGGGCCGATGTCCTCCAGGACATTCGCAACATGCCCAAGGGCCACGGCGGCTGCTTCTACTTCCCCGACGTTGGCGACAAGCCCATCTTCTCTTACATCAAGACAGAACCCAA GGACGGCTTGGAGCGCATTGTCGACATtcaggagaagaaggccatCTCCAACAAGGCAAACACTGGCGCATACGTTTTCCCGTCCGCGGGTCAGCTCAAGTCATGGGCTGCCCAGAACCTCGACATGAAGAGACCCGACGGCTCAGAGGTCGGCGAGTACTACACTTCCCAGATGATCGCCCTCATGATCCAGAACGGCGTGCCGTACCTGGGCATGCCTGTCAGCACCAAGGACTTCAGTGTTGTGGGCACACCCGAGCAGCTCAAGGACCTCCTGAAGCTTCTCAAGACGGATACTTCCAACCTGCCCATCAAGCTGAAGAAGCGCCGTTTCTGCTTCGATCTCGACATGACCTTGGTCGGTGTGCCCGCCGTGGCCGGAGACTACTCCACCTGCCCTCCCATCGAGAAGAACATTCGCCTGGTCCAGCAGTTGTACAACGCTGGTCACTACATCATCATT CAAACGGCTCGCCGCATGCGCACACATCACGGAAACTTGGGCTCAGTGCTGGCTGACGTCGGCCCTGTAACCTTTGCCCAGCTGGCCAAGTACGAGATCCCATACCACGACATCCACTTCGGCAAGCCCTACGCCGATGTATACGTCGACGATTTGGCTGTCAACGCCAACCTCGACACCATGCGTGAGATTGGCTGGCTTTTGGACGAGCAGGACCCAGCTGCCCTGATCGGACAAGATGCTGCGACGGGCGACGATGCCAAGAAGGCCGGCATGATTGCTGCTCGCGACTTCAACACCATCCAGATCATTGGCGACAAGGTCATCAAGTCGAGCAAGTCTGAGAACATTCTCGGCGAGCTCTTCTTCTACTCCCACATGCCCGCCGAGATTGCCCAAGTCTTCCCCACCGTATATAACGTGGACTACATTCCCGACACCACCACTTACAACATCACCATGGAGAACCGCCGTGGTTTGACCTTCTCTCACCTCCTGGTCGGTCGATCCATCACCAAGGGTCGCCTGATCTCCCTCCTCAAGGCTCTCCACACCGTCCACACCACGGGTAGCACAGACAAGGCTACGCTCAATATTCCCAGTGCCCTAGAGAAGAAGTTCGAGGAGCACTCCCTCGCGCGGGCGAACAACCGCGTCAACATCTACGCAAACTACGGCTCGAAGCTGCGCAGCCGTTACTACAAGGACCAGCACAAGTACGATGCACTTGGTCCCCTTGCTGCCTCCCTCTTCGCCCGTATCAACGAGTTCCTCGACACGTACGAGGCTGAGGAGAAGGGTGTTCACGCGCAGGTCATTCACGGTGACCCGGTCTTCAGCAACGCCATTCTTTCCAAGGACGAAAAGCTCGTCAGCTTCATCGATGTGCGCTGCCAGCTGGAGAACACTCTGACGCCCGAGGGTGACATCCACTACGACTTGGGCAAGGTCCTCCAGTCTCTCTGCGGTTACGACCACATCCTGTTTATGAGCGCGAACAATTATGACTTGCGCGACGCTCTCGACAGTGACAAGCCCCTCCTCGACGAGGCCGACTCAGACCTCCTCGAGAGCCTCCAGGAGCACTTCTTCACCTTCCTCGAGGAGACATATTCTGTGCGCCTGCACCGCAAGACCCTCTTCCGTATCACCGCCTCCCTGTTCTTCAGCTTGATCCCTCTGCACCGACCCGAACTCGGCGCCGTGTTCCTGCGCATGTGCAAGGAGACGCTCGACAAGGCGAGCAACATCAACTACGGCCCGGGCGCCCGTTCCACGTCAGGCCTCACGCTTAGCCGGCGCGCGAGCTCCAACTTTGGCTCGGATGAGAAGGCTCGCGAGATGCCCATCGCCTCGGGCAAGGGCGAGAACCTCTCGATTCCCAGCGTTACCGTCACTGCGAAATAA
- a CDS encoding UDP-galactose transporter encodes MLRHGSILGLFLKPLSWIPSGPQHAAYAAALGLVAIQVGIGIIMKISQTGGSYSFSPSASVTISEFLKMVLSTIFFYNECKRRVADGIRPSTRGGGSGYASIATELPLAERSSLDEKREEEGLNGSASSSSTGNVVERNNGPLPPLDVRTYWSYVRGEVTRDVRYGFCNLALFYVLINNSIFVSYKMADPGTIQLTKSGVTFITALVMIATLNTKISKIQWIAILMQICGLMVTQYNPTTGTTYPFSTYFILLFQVFLSASSGVYNQALLKTDDSSLHADNMILYGAGAAMNLLCHLVIKTLKADEPGFFEGYTSFGAIMVIVSNVFIGLAITAVYKYADAVIKCFATAVATGILLYVSPILFGTSLSFLVLPGTVVVFVASWLYMDNPPPKDPNAAATNEPQKMSLFAKMAAVARKFNKVFLAVATFITVVIVAFLTMSEAKMPDFAKEGATAPSAPSGPKPVTGGESKIESPFKNTMAMIRWNSARPERVPMLQKYEPFFHTVHISMPNMFKEEDPEFHNLTHDQFPGTFTVYKQVSRTMKLILDTQPEIDGLMYYHFDAWIDPLGWTGMNPYNIHFPAIIDTAPPSHGGPEYMCLTDTKNYNWWGWGQDFHRTAMAAAAVVDNFDLEYKIRRDEWCVGWSDIYYIPRRFFADYIFLSEIFAGFGVFHEVAIPTIVRIIDQSRRRNPYRSIIDHISDCWGHCCSSNPKIRDVLGARCGHRLNYLEEAPTKAFYDKLDAQASILGHPLNSTRYAMYSADAAHLFDSAALASINNGEAKKVKPINDDALEDDQRADKLAADKSSEEKDKLKSEHAPVDKTESPGNPKADPSKIATPKENKEVPKKEEHKDEKNEGDKKVDPNDALREADREADVKRMLRREVVAAVAGLGY; translated from the exons ATGTTACGACACGGGAGCATCCTGGGGCTCTTCTTGAAGCCCCTCAGTTGGATTCCCAGTGGTCCTCAACATGCCGCCTACGCTGCTGCCCTTGGCTTGGTCGCGATCCAGGTTGGCATTGGTATTATCATGAAGATTTCCCAGACAGGCGGATCCTACTCGTTCTCTCCCTCGGCGTCTGTCACCATCTCCGAGTTCCTCAAGATGGTGCTGTCGACCATCTTCTTCTACAACGAATGCAAGCGCAGGGTAGCCGATGGAATTCGCCCATCAACCCGGGGCGGTGGCAGTGGCTATGCCTCCATCGCCACAGAACTCCCTTTGGCCGAGAGAAGCAGCTTAGATGAGAAGCGGGAAGAGGAGGGACTGAACGGCAGTGCTAGCTCGTCCAGCACTGGCAACGTTGTTGAGAGAAACAATGGCCCGCTTCCGCCGCTCGACGTGAGGACATATTGGAGCTACGTCCGTGGCGAGGTTACCAGAGACGTGCGATATGGCTTCTGCAACTTGGCGCTCTTCTACGTGCTCATCAACAACTCG ATCTTTGTAAGCTACAAAATGGCCGACCCCGGTACGATTCAACTCACCAAGAGCGGCGTCACCTTCATCACCGCCTTGGTTATGATTGCGACTCTGAACACCAAGATCTCCAAGATCCAGTGGATTGCCATCCTCATGCAG ATTTGCGGTTTGATGGTGACTCAATACAACCCCACGACAGGCACGACCTACCCGTTCAGCACCTACTTCATCTTGCTCTTCCAGGTCTTCCTAAGTGCCTCATCAGGCGTGTACAACCAGGCTCTGCTCAAGACCGACGACTCAAGCTTGCATGCCGACAATATGATTCTTTACGGAGCGGGTGCTGCCATGAACTTGTTGTGCCACTTGGTCATCAAGACGTTGAAGGCTGATGAGCCGGGATTCTTTGAAGGTTACACCAGCTTTGGCGCCATCATGGTTATTGTCAGCAATGTCTTCATTGGCCTTGCCATTACCGCTGTATACAAAT ATGCCGACGCCGTCATCAAGTGCTTCGCCACGGCTGTTGCGACTGGTATTCTCCTCTACGTTTCACCCATCCTGTTTGGCACCTCGCTCAGCTTCCTCGTACTGCCTGGTACTGTCGTCGTCTTTGTTGCATCATGGCTCTACATGGACAACCCGCCTCCCAAGGACCCCAACGCTGCCGCGACCAACGAGCCTCAGAAGATGTCGTTGTTCGCCAAGATGGCGGCTGTTGCGAGAAAGTTCAACAAAGTTTTCCTCGCCGTAGCCACATTCATCACCGTTGTTATCGTGGCATTCCTCACCATGTCCGAGGCCAAGATGCCCGATTTTGCCAAGGAAGGAGCAACAGCTCCATCTGCGCCATCCGGACCGAAGCCTGTTACTGGCGGCGAGAGCAAGATCGAGTCGCCATTCAAGAACACGATGGCCATGATTCGGTGGAACTCTGCTCGTCCGGAGCGCGTCCCGATGCTGCAAAAGTACGAGCCGTTCTTCCATACCGTGCACATCTCTATGCCCAACATGTTCAAGGAGGAGGATCCCGAGTTCCACAACCTTACCCACGATCAATTCCCGGGAACCTTTACCGTCTACAAGCAGGTGTCCCGCACTATGAAGCTTATCCTCGATACCCAACCCGAGATCGACGGTTTGATGTACTACCACTTCGATGCCTGGATTGACCCTCTTGGATGGACGGGTATGAACCCATACAACATCCACTTCCCCGCCATCATCGACACTGCCCCGCCGTCCCACGGTGGACCCGAGTACATGTGCCTTACCGACACCAAGAACTACAACTGGTGGGGATGGGGCCAGGACTTCCACCGCACTGCCATGGCCGCGGCCGCCGTCGTTGACAACTTTGACCTCGAGTACAAGATCAGACGCGACGAGTGGTGTGTTGGCTGGAGTGATATTTACTACATTCCGAGACGATTCTTTGCCGATTATATCTTCCTTTCCGAAATCTTTGCTGGCTTCGGAGTCTTCCACGAGGTGGCAATTCCTACCATCGTCCGCATCATCGACCAGAGTCGTCGCCGCAATCCGTACCGGTCTATCATTGACCACATCAGTGACTGCTGGGGCCACTGCTGTAGCTCCAACCCCAAGATCCGCGATGTCCTCGGCGCCCGCTGCGGCCACCGTCTCAACTACTTGGAGGAAGCGCCTACTAAGGCATTCTACGACAAGCTTGACGCCCAGGCTTCTATTCTCGGCCACCCTCTCAACTCGACCAGGTATGCCATGTACAGCGCTGATGCTGCCCACCTGTTCGATAGCGCAGCCCTGGCGAGCATCAACAACGGCGAAGCCAAGAAGGTCAAGCCGATCAACGATGACGCTTTGGAGGATGATCAGCGGGCGGACAAGCTGGCGGCAGACAAGTCCAGTGAAGAGAAGGACAAGCTCAAATCCGAGCACGCTCCCGTTGACAAGACGGAGAGCCCTGGCAATCCCAAGGCTGACCCCAGCAAGATTGCTACGCCCAAGGAAAACAAGGAGGTGCCAAAGAAGGAGGAGCACAAGGACGAGAAGAATGAAGGTGACAAGAAGGTCGATCCTAACGACGCCCTCAGGGAAGCAGATCGGGAGGCGGACGTCAAGCGGATGCTACGACGTGAAGTTGTGGCCGCTGTTGCCGGACTCGGTTATTAA